The Ahaetulla prasina isolate Xishuangbanna chromosome 3, ASM2864084v1, whole genome shotgun sequence genome window below encodes:
- the RAB44 gene encoding ras-related protein Rab-44 isoform X4 produces the protein MSLKNKYLITIRRCRSYMTKWSSKLRGRNKNCSMRDTEMEGDTSKDPHSAQDPVNLDEMIFSQQEVNMEYILNEDKMDSSIQQISDEVTSMTEADVESCRRVISTEEDSLIEPFVDEDQYFPQEPSDTNSLFKELNEAIAAQNKMSGSHYQEIDDFGFQQEPLDHIKYHENSQQNIMPLSPIKECSTNKTVQNRISEGAISEAGGRTPVRVQVRDLKMKRANFSKIRKEVKTTEPTLTEGFASMIQPFVYSDLAIQVSDYKKSPIESGILLLEGETQPEHKKKVLKYSNTIQVPQLSTEEGVANQSAKMKILDRKVSQTMKNVPSEYFLPKVALPKLPAKYNPSSQLQNMFGPGTRIELAERLKMSSSEDRRKRWIGPSECKKNQEVSAEFNEETSVRTEVCDCQMNKETSKDTAILYSHPDHFYNVLFVGDSNVGKTSFLNKLQNDSFDAKVTATIGIDYRIKNLILDSKCFALRLWDTAGQERYHSVTKQFFRKADGVVLMYDITSEYSFTDVRYWLNCVQEGAGAGVVILLLGNKIDCSVERRVSVANGTYLAKVYGLPFYECSAASGYNVRESIVQLVRLMKTQEDQLKKKALDLPVQVKSKRSCCL, from the exons AGACACAGAAATGGAGGGAGACACCAGCAAGGATCCTCACTCTGCGCAG GATCCTGTGAATTTAGATGAGATGATCTTCTCTCAACAGGAGGTGAACATGGAATATATTCTGAATGAGGATAAAATGGATAGTTCTATACAACA GATATCTGATGAGGTGACATCAATGACTGAAGCTGATGTAGAATCCTGTAGAAGAGTGATTTCCACTGAAGAGGATTCTTTGATAGAGCCTTTTGTAGATGAAGATCAATACTTCCCACAGGAGCCTTCAGATACAAATTCTTTGTTTAAAGAGTTGAATGAGGCTATTGCAGCACAGAACAAAATGTCTGGGTCCCATTATCAAGAAATAGATGATTTTGGTTTTCAACAAGAGCCCTTGGATCATATTAAATATCATGAAAATTCTCAACAAAATATAATGCCTCTGTCTCCAATAAAAGAATGCTCAACAAACAAAACCGTACAAAATAGAATTTCTGAAGGGGCTATATCAGAGGCAGGTGGTCGTACACCAGTTCGTGTACAAGTCAGAGATCTGAAGATGAAGAGAGCGAATTTTTCTAAAATCAGAAAGGAAGTCAAAACTACAGAGCCTACATTGACAGAAGGGTTTGCTTCCATGATTCAACCTTTTGTCTATTCAGACTTGGCAATACAAGTCAGTGACTACAAGAAAAGCCCAATTGAAAGTGGAATTCTACTTTTAGAAGGGGAAACCCAACCTGAACATAAGaagaaagttttaaaatacagtaataccATTCAGGTTCCACAGTTATCCACTGAAGAAGGTGTGGCAAACCAGTCTGCAAAAATGAAAATTCTAGATAGAAAGGTCTCTCAGACTATGAAAAATGTGCCATCAGAGTATTTTCTGCCCAAGGTGGCTCTACCCAAGTTACCTGCAAAATATAATCCAAGCAGTCAGTTACAGAATATGTTTGGACCAGGAACGCGCATAGAACTTGCTGAAAGGCTAAAGATGTCCTCATCAGAAGACAGAAGAAAAAGATGGATTGGTCCATCTGAGTGTAAGAAGAATCAAGAGGTCAGTGCAGAATTTAATGAAGAAACCAGTGTTAGAACAGAAGTTTGTGATTGCCAGATGAATAAAGAAACTTCTAAAGACACGGCCATTCTGTATTCTCATCCAGATCACTTTTATAATGTGCTATTTGTAGGAGATTCTAATGTTGGCAAAACTTCCTTTTTAAACAAGTTGCAAAATGATTCTTTTGACGCAAAAGTGACTGCAACTATAG GAATAGACTATCGGATCAAAAACCTGATTTTGGATAGCAAATGCTTTGCTTTACGTCTGTGGGACACAGCTGGACAAGAAAG ATATCACAGTGTCACCAAACAGTTTTTCCGAAAGGCTGATGGAGTTGTTTTGATGTATGACATCACCTCAGAATACAGTTTTACAGATGTGCGGTACTGGCTGAACTGTGTCCAG gaaggagctggagctggagtcgTCATCCTTCTGCTTGGTAACAAAATAGACTGTAGTGTGGAAAGGAGAGTATCTGTAGCGAATGGAACATACTTGGCCAAG GTGTATGGACTTCCATTTTATGAATGCAGTGCTGCTTCAGGTTACAATGTCAGAGAATCCATAGTACAGTTAGTCAG GTTGATGAAAACTCAGGAAGACCAATTAAAAAAGAAGGCTCTAGACTTGCCAGTGCAAGTTAAAAGTAAGAGAAGTTGTTGTTTATAA
- the RAB44 gene encoding ras-related protein Rab-44 isoform X2, translating into MKATSNLSLEEINSEEKKHFESFINQLGADNVFEKQISDHNKKVQKLYDEMEQQIEREKQKLQHEVYISTEAIHKGAWKEWKLLCYLPSSLCRDTEMEGDTSKDPHSAQDPVNLDEMIFSQQEVNMEYILNEDKMDSSIQQISDEVTSMTEADVESCRRVISTEEDSLIEPFVDEDQYFPQEPSDTNSLFKELNEAIAAQNKMSGSHYQEIDDFGFQQEPLDHIKYHENSQQNIMPLSPIKECSTNKTVQNRISEGAISEAGGRTPVRVQVRDLKMKRANFSKIRKEVKTTEPTLTEGFASMIQPFVYSDLAIQVSDYKKSPIESGILLLEGETQPEHKKKVLKYSNTIQVPQLSTEEGVANQSAKMKILDRKVSQTMKNVPSEYFLPKVALPKLPAKYNPSSQLQNMFGPGTRIELAERLKMSSSEDRRKRWIGPSECKKNQEVSAEFNEETSVRTEVCDCQMNKETSKDTAILYSHPDHFYNVLFVGDSNVGKTSFLNKLQNDSFDAKVTATIGIDYRIKNLILDSKCFALRLWDTAGQERYHSVTKQFFRKADGVVLMYDITSEYSFTDVRYWLNCVQEGAGAGVVILLLGNKIDCSVERRVSVANGTYLAKVYGLPFYECSAASGYNVRESIVQLVRLMKTQEDQLKKKALDLPVQVKSKRSCCL; encoded by the exons GTGTATATCTCGACTGAAGCAATTCACAAAGGTGCATGGAAGGAATGGAAACTTCTGTGctatcttccttcttctctttgcaGAGACACAGAAATGGAGGGAGACACCAGCAAGGATCCTCACTCTGCGCAG GATCCTGTGAATTTAGATGAGATGATCTTCTCTCAACAGGAGGTGAACATGGAATATATTCTGAATGAGGATAAAATGGATAGTTCTATACAACA GATATCTGATGAGGTGACATCAATGACTGAAGCTGATGTAGAATCCTGTAGAAGAGTGATTTCCACTGAAGAGGATTCTTTGATAGAGCCTTTTGTAGATGAAGATCAATACTTCCCACAGGAGCCTTCAGATACAAATTCTTTGTTTAAAGAGTTGAATGAGGCTATTGCAGCACAGAACAAAATGTCTGGGTCCCATTATCAAGAAATAGATGATTTTGGTTTTCAACAAGAGCCCTTGGATCATATTAAATATCATGAAAATTCTCAACAAAATATAATGCCTCTGTCTCCAATAAAAGAATGCTCAACAAACAAAACCGTACAAAATAGAATTTCTGAAGGGGCTATATCAGAGGCAGGTGGTCGTACACCAGTTCGTGTACAAGTCAGAGATCTGAAGATGAAGAGAGCGAATTTTTCTAAAATCAGAAAGGAAGTCAAAACTACAGAGCCTACATTGACAGAAGGGTTTGCTTCCATGATTCAACCTTTTGTCTATTCAGACTTGGCAATACAAGTCAGTGACTACAAGAAAAGCCCAATTGAAAGTGGAATTCTACTTTTAGAAGGGGAAACCCAACCTGAACATAAGaagaaagttttaaaatacagtaataccATTCAGGTTCCACAGTTATCCACTGAAGAAGGTGTGGCAAACCAGTCTGCAAAAATGAAAATTCTAGATAGAAAGGTCTCTCAGACTATGAAAAATGTGCCATCAGAGTATTTTCTGCCCAAGGTGGCTCTACCCAAGTTACCTGCAAAATATAATCCAAGCAGTCAGTTACAGAATATGTTTGGACCAGGAACGCGCATAGAACTTGCTGAAAGGCTAAAGATGTCCTCATCAGAAGACAGAAGAAAAAGATGGATTGGTCCATCTGAGTGTAAGAAGAATCAAGAGGTCAGTGCAGAATTTAATGAAGAAACCAGTGTTAGAACAGAAGTTTGTGATTGCCAGATGAATAAAGAAACTTCTAAAGACACGGCCATTCTGTATTCTCATCCAGATCACTTTTATAATGTGCTATTTGTAGGAGATTCTAATGTTGGCAAAACTTCCTTTTTAAACAAGTTGCAAAATGATTCTTTTGACGCAAAAGTGACTGCAACTATAG GAATAGACTATCGGATCAAAAACCTGATTTTGGATAGCAAATGCTTTGCTTTACGTCTGTGGGACACAGCTGGACAAGAAAG ATATCACAGTGTCACCAAACAGTTTTTCCGAAAGGCTGATGGAGTTGTTTTGATGTATGACATCACCTCAGAATACAGTTTTACAGATGTGCGGTACTGGCTGAACTGTGTCCAG gaaggagctggagctggagtcgTCATCCTTCTGCTTGGTAACAAAATAGACTGTAGTGTGGAAAGGAGAGTATCTGTAGCGAATGGAACATACTTGGCCAAG GTGTATGGACTTCCATTTTATGAATGCAGTGCTGCTTCAGGTTACAATGTCAGAGAATCCATAGTACAGTTAGTCAG GTTGATGAAAACTCAGGAAGACCAATTAAAAAAGAAGGCTCTAGACTTGCCAGTGCAAGTTAAAAGTAAGAGAAGTTGTTGTTTATAA
- the RAB44 gene encoding ras-related protein Rab-44 isoform X5 translates to MTKWSSKLRGRNKNCSMRDTEMEGDTSKDPHSAQDPVNLDEMIFSQQEVNMEYILNEDKMDSSIQQISDEVTSMTEADVESCRRVISTEEDSLIEPFVDEDQYFPQEPSDTNSLFKELNEAIAAQNKMSGSHYQEIDDFGFQQEPLDHIKYHENSQQNIMPLSPIKECSTNKTVQNRISEGAISEAGGRTPVRVQVRDLKMKRANFSKIRKEVKTTEPTLTEGFASMIQPFVYSDLAIQVSDYKKSPIESGILLLEGETQPEHKKKVLKYSNTIQVPQLSTEEGVANQSAKMKILDRKVSQTMKNVPSEYFLPKVALPKLPAKYNPSSQLQNMFGPGTRIELAERLKMSSSEDRRKRWIGPSECKKNQEVSAEFNEETSVRTEVCDCQMNKETSKDTAILYSHPDHFYNVLFVGDSNVGKTSFLNKLQNDSFDAKVTATIGIDYRIKNLILDSKCFALRLWDTAGQERYHSVTKQFFRKADGVVLMYDITSEYSFTDVRYWLNCVQEGAGAGVVILLLGNKIDCSVERRVSVANGTYLAKVYGLPFYECSAASGYNVRESIVQLVRLMKTQEDQLKKKALDLPVQVKSKRSCCL, encoded by the exons AGACACAGAAATGGAGGGAGACACCAGCAAGGATCCTCACTCTGCGCAG GATCCTGTGAATTTAGATGAGATGATCTTCTCTCAACAGGAGGTGAACATGGAATATATTCTGAATGAGGATAAAATGGATAGTTCTATACAACA GATATCTGATGAGGTGACATCAATGACTGAAGCTGATGTAGAATCCTGTAGAAGAGTGATTTCCACTGAAGAGGATTCTTTGATAGAGCCTTTTGTAGATGAAGATCAATACTTCCCACAGGAGCCTTCAGATACAAATTCTTTGTTTAAAGAGTTGAATGAGGCTATTGCAGCACAGAACAAAATGTCTGGGTCCCATTATCAAGAAATAGATGATTTTGGTTTTCAACAAGAGCCCTTGGATCATATTAAATATCATGAAAATTCTCAACAAAATATAATGCCTCTGTCTCCAATAAAAGAATGCTCAACAAACAAAACCGTACAAAATAGAATTTCTGAAGGGGCTATATCAGAGGCAGGTGGTCGTACACCAGTTCGTGTACAAGTCAGAGATCTGAAGATGAAGAGAGCGAATTTTTCTAAAATCAGAAAGGAAGTCAAAACTACAGAGCCTACATTGACAGAAGGGTTTGCTTCCATGATTCAACCTTTTGTCTATTCAGACTTGGCAATACAAGTCAGTGACTACAAGAAAAGCCCAATTGAAAGTGGAATTCTACTTTTAGAAGGGGAAACCCAACCTGAACATAAGaagaaagttttaaaatacagtaataccATTCAGGTTCCACAGTTATCCACTGAAGAAGGTGTGGCAAACCAGTCTGCAAAAATGAAAATTCTAGATAGAAAGGTCTCTCAGACTATGAAAAATGTGCCATCAGAGTATTTTCTGCCCAAGGTGGCTCTACCCAAGTTACCTGCAAAATATAATCCAAGCAGTCAGTTACAGAATATGTTTGGACCAGGAACGCGCATAGAACTTGCTGAAAGGCTAAAGATGTCCTCATCAGAAGACAGAAGAAAAAGATGGATTGGTCCATCTGAGTGTAAGAAGAATCAAGAGGTCAGTGCAGAATTTAATGAAGAAACCAGTGTTAGAACAGAAGTTTGTGATTGCCAGATGAATAAAGAAACTTCTAAAGACACGGCCATTCTGTATTCTCATCCAGATCACTTTTATAATGTGCTATTTGTAGGAGATTCTAATGTTGGCAAAACTTCCTTTTTAAACAAGTTGCAAAATGATTCTTTTGACGCAAAAGTGACTGCAACTATAG GAATAGACTATCGGATCAAAAACCTGATTTTGGATAGCAAATGCTTTGCTTTACGTCTGTGGGACACAGCTGGACAAGAAAG ATATCACAGTGTCACCAAACAGTTTTTCCGAAAGGCTGATGGAGTTGTTTTGATGTATGACATCACCTCAGAATACAGTTTTACAGATGTGCGGTACTGGCTGAACTGTGTCCAG gaaggagctggagctggagtcgTCATCCTTCTGCTTGGTAACAAAATAGACTGTAGTGTGGAAAGGAGAGTATCTGTAGCGAATGGAACATACTTGGCCAAG GTGTATGGACTTCCATTTTATGAATGCAGTGCTGCTTCAGGTTACAATGTCAGAGAATCCATAGTACAGTTAGTCAG GTTGATGAAAACTCAGGAAGACCAATTAAAAAAGAAGGCTCTAGACTTGCCAGTGCAAGTTAAAAGTAAGAGAAGTTGTTGTTTATAA
- the RAB44 gene encoding ras-related protein Rab-44 isoform X6, whose translation MLENRKFSIPLLIKKRDTEMEGDTSKDPHSAQDPVNLDEMIFSQQEVNMEYILNEDKMDSSIQQISDEVTSMTEADVESCRRVISTEEDSLIEPFVDEDQYFPQEPSDTNSLFKELNEAIAAQNKMSGSHYQEIDDFGFQQEPLDHIKYHENSQQNIMPLSPIKECSTNKTVQNRISEGAISEAGGRTPVRVQVRDLKMKRANFSKIRKEVKTTEPTLTEGFASMIQPFVYSDLAIQVSDYKKSPIESGILLLEGETQPEHKKKVLKYSNTIQVPQLSTEEGVANQSAKMKILDRKVSQTMKNVPSEYFLPKVALPKLPAKYNPSSQLQNMFGPGTRIELAERLKMSSSEDRRKRWIGPSECKKNQEVSAEFNEETSVRTEVCDCQMNKETSKDTAILYSHPDHFYNVLFVGDSNVGKTSFLNKLQNDSFDAKVTATIGIDYRIKNLILDSKCFALRLWDTAGQERYHSVTKQFFRKADGVVLMYDITSEYSFTDVRYWLNCVQEGAGAGVVILLLGNKIDCSVERRVSVANGTYLAKVYGLPFYECSAASGYNVRESIVQLVRLMKTQEDQLKKKALDLPVQVKSKRSCCL comes from the exons ATGTTAGAGAACAGGAAATTCAGCATTCCCTTATTGATCAAAAAGAG AGACACAGAAATGGAGGGAGACACCAGCAAGGATCCTCACTCTGCGCAG GATCCTGTGAATTTAGATGAGATGATCTTCTCTCAACAGGAGGTGAACATGGAATATATTCTGAATGAGGATAAAATGGATAGTTCTATACAACA GATATCTGATGAGGTGACATCAATGACTGAAGCTGATGTAGAATCCTGTAGAAGAGTGATTTCCACTGAAGAGGATTCTTTGATAGAGCCTTTTGTAGATGAAGATCAATACTTCCCACAGGAGCCTTCAGATACAAATTCTTTGTTTAAAGAGTTGAATGAGGCTATTGCAGCACAGAACAAAATGTCTGGGTCCCATTATCAAGAAATAGATGATTTTGGTTTTCAACAAGAGCCCTTGGATCATATTAAATATCATGAAAATTCTCAACAAAATATAATGCCTCTGTCTCCAATAAAAGAATGCTCAACAAACAAAACCGTACAAAATAGAATTTCTGAAGGGGCTATATCAGAGGCAGGTGGTCGTACACCAGTTCGTGTACAAGTCAGAGATCTGAAGATGAAGAGAGCGAATTTTTCTAAAATCAGAAAGGAAGTCAAAACTACAGAGCCTACATTGACAGAAGGGTTTGCTTCCATGATTCAACCTTTTGTCTATTCAGACTTGGCAATACAAGTCAGTGACTACAAGAAAAGCCCAATTGAAAGTGGAATTCTACTTTTAGAAGGGGAAACCCAACCTGAACATAAGaagaaagttttaaaatacagtaataccATTCAGGTTCCACAGTTATCCACTGAAGAAGGTGTGGCAAACCAGTCTGCAAAAATGAAAATTCTAGATAGAAAGGTCTCTCAGACTATGAAAAATGTGCCATCAGAGTATTTTCTGCCCAAGGTGGCTCTACCCAAGTTACCTGCAAAATATAATCCAAGCAGTCAGTTACAGAATATGTTTGGACCAGGAACGCGCATAGAACTTGCTGAAAGGCTAAAGATGTCCTCATCAGAAGACAGAAGAAAAAGATGGATTGGTCCATCTGAGTGTAAGAAGAATCAAGAGGTCAGTGCAGAATTTAATGAAGAAACCAGTGTTAGAACAGAAGTTTGTGATTGCCAGATGAATAAAGAAACTTCTAAAGACACGGCCATTCTGTATTCTCATCCAGATCACTTTTATAATGTGCTATTTGTAGGAGATTCTAATGTTGGCAAAACTTCCTTTTTAAACAAGTTGCAAAATGATTCTTTTGACGCAAAAGTGACTGCAACTATAG GAATAGACTATCGGATCAAAAACCTGATTTTGGATAGCAAATGCTTTGCTTTACGTCTGTGGGACACAGCTGGACAAGAAAG ATATCACAGTGTCACCAAACAGTTTTTCCGAAAGGCTGATGGAGTTGTTTTGATGTATGACATCACCTCAGAATACAGTTTTACAGATGTGCGGTACTGGCTGAACTGTGTCCAG gaaggagctggagctggagtcgTCATCCTTCTGCTTGGTAACAAAATAGACTGTAGTGTGGAAAGGAGAGTATCTGTAGCGAATGGAACATACTTGGCCAAG GTGTATGGACTTCCATTTTATGAATGCAGTGCTGCTTCAGGTTACAATGTCAGAGAATCCATAGTACAGTTAGTCAG GTTGATGAAAACTCAGGAAGACCAATTAAAAAAGAAGGCTCTAGACTTGCCAGTGCAAGTTAAAAGTAAGAGAAGTTGTTGTTTATAA
- the RAB44 gene encoding ras-related protein Rab-44 isoform X3 produces the protein MEMQQELDVREQEIQHSLIDQKELETQLLSLREKQLVTSTQTQQLQQIKSSLENQLQQTLHQLQKTERCLGVMKDRISQLYSEDRDTEMEGDTSKDPHSAQDPVNLDEMIFSQQEVNMEYILNEDKMDSSIQQISDEVTSMTEADVESCRRVISTEEDSLIEPFVDEDQYFPQEPSDTNSLFKELNEAIAAQNKMSGSHYQEIDDFGFQQEPLDHIKYHENSQQNIMPLSPIKECSTNKTVQNRISEGAISEAGGRTPVRVQVRDLKMKRANFSKIRKEVKTTEPTLTEGFASMIQPFVYSDLAIQVSDYKKSPIESGILLLEGETQPEHKKKVLKYSNTIQVPQLSTEEGVANQSAKMKILDRKVSQTMKNVPSEYFLPKVALPKLPAKYNPSSQLQNMFGPGTRIELAERLKMSSSEDRRKRWIGPSECKKNQEVSAEFNEETSVRTEVCDCQMNKETSKDTAILYSHPDHFYNVLFVGDSNVGKTSFLNKLQNDSFDAKVTATIGIDYRIKNLILDSKCFALRLWDTAGQERYHSVTKQFFRKADGVVLMYDITSEYSFTDVRYWLNCVQEGAGAGVVILLLGNKIDCSVERRVSVANGTYLAKVYGLPFYECSAASGYNVRESIVQLVRLMKTQEDQLKKKALDLPVQVKSKRSCCL, from the exons ATGGAGATGCAGCAAGAATTGGATGTTAGAGAACAGGAAATTCAGCATTCCCTTATTGATCAAAAAGAG CTTGAAACTCAGTTGCTCAGTCTCAGGGAGAAACAACTGGTGACCAGCACCCAAACCCAGCAACTGCAGCAAATCAAGAGCAGCCTTGAAAATCAGCTGCAGCAAACCCTCCATCAGCTTCAAAAGACTGAAAGGTGCCTGGGCGTCATGAAGGATAGAATATCCCAACTGTACAGTGAAGACAG AGACACAGAAATGGAGGGAGACACCAGCAAGGATCCTCACTCTGCGCAG GATCCTGTGAATTTAGATGAGATGATCTTCTCTCAACAGGAGGTGAACATGGAATATATTCTGAATGAGGATAAAATGGATAGTTCTATACAACA GATATCTGATGAGGTGACATCAATGACTGAAGCTGATGTAGAATCCTGTAGAAGAGTGATTTCCACTGAAGAGGATTCTTTGATAGAGCCTTTTGTAGATGAAGATCAATACTTCCCACAGGAGCCTTCAGATACAAATTCTTTGTTTAAAGAGTTGAATGAGGCTATTGCAGCACAGAACAAAATGTCTGGGTCCCATTATCAAGAAATAGATGATTTTGGTTTTCAACAAGAGCCCTTGGATCATATTAAATATCATGAAAATTCTCAACAAAATATAATGCCTCTGTCTCCAATAAAAGAATGCTCAACAAACAAAACCGTACAAAATAGAATTTCTGAAGGGGCTATATCAGAGGCAGGTGGTCGTACACCAGTTCGTGTACAAGTCAGAGATCTGAAGATGAAGAGAGCGAATTTTTCTAAAATCAGAAAGGAAGTCAAAACTACAGAGCCTACATTGACAGAAGGGTTTGCTTCCATGATTCAACCTTTTGTCTATTCAGACTTGGCAATACAAGTCAGTGACTACAAGAAAAGCCCAATTGAAAGTGGAATTCTACTTTTAGAAGGGGAAACCCAACCTGAACATAAGaagaaagttttaaaatacagtaataccATTCAGGTTCCACAGTTATCCACTGAAGAAGGTGTGGCAAACCAGTCTGCAAAAATGAAAATTCTAGATAGAAAGGTCTCTCAGACTATGAAAAATGTGCCATCAGAGTATTTTCTGCCCAAGGTGGCTCTACCCAAGTTACCTGCAAAATATAATCCAAGCAGTCAGTTACAGAATATGTTTGGACCAGGAACGCGCATAGAACTTGCTGAAAGGCTAAAGATGTCCTCATCAGAAGACAGAAGAAAAAGATGGATTGGTCCATCTGAGTGTAAGAAGAATCAAGAGGTCAGTGCAGAATTTAATGAAGAAACCAGTGTTAGAACAGAAGTTTGTGATTGCCAGATGAATAAAGAAACTTCTAAAGACACGGCCATTCTGTATTCTCATCCAGATCACTTTTATAATGTGCTATTTGTAGGAGATTCTAATGTTGGCAAAACTTCCTTTTTAAACAAGTTGCAAAATGATTCTTTTGACGCAAAAGTGACTGCAACTATAG GAATAGACTATCGGATCAAAAACCTGATTTTGGATAGCAAATGCTTTGCTTTACGTCTGTGGGACACAGCTGGACAAGAAAG ATATCACAGTGTCACCAAACAGTTTTTCCGAAAGGCTGATGGAGTTGTTTTGATGTATGACATCACCTCAGAATACAGTTTTACAGATGTGCGGTACTGGCTGAACTGTGTCCAG gaaggagctggagctggagtcgTCATCCTTCTGCTTGGTAACAAAATAGACTGTAGTGTGGAAAGGAGAGTATCTGTAGCGAATGGAACATACTTGGCCAAG GTGTATGGACTTCCATTTTATGAATGCAGTGCTGCTTCAGGTTACAATGTCAGAGAATCCATAGTACAGTTAGTCAG GTTGATGAAAACTCAGGAAGACCAATTAAAAAAGAAGGCTCTAGACTTGCCAGTGCAAGTTAAAAGTAAGAGAAGTTGTTGTTTATAA
- the RAB44 gene encoding ras-related protein Rab-44 isoform X7, with amino-acid sequence MKDRISQLYSEDRDTEMEGDTSKDPHSAQDPVNLDEMIFSQQEVNMEYILNEDKMDSSIQQISDEVTSMTEADVESCRRVISTEEDSLIEPFVDEDQYFPQEPSDTNSLFKELNEAIAAQNKMSGSHYQEIDDFGFQQEPLDHIKYHENSQQNIMPLSPIKECSTNKTVQNRISEGAISEAGGRTPVRVQVRDLKMKRANFSKIRKEVKTTEPTLTEGFASMIQPFVYSDLAIQVSDYKKSPIESGILLLEGETQPEHKKKVLKYSNTIQVPQLSTEEGVANQSAKMKILDRKVSQTMKNVPSEYFLPKVALPKLPAKYNPSSQLQNMFGPGTRIELAERLKMSSSEDRRKRWIGPSECKKNQEVSAEFNEETSVRTEVCDCQMNKETSKDTAILYSHPDHFYNVLFVGDSNVGKTSFLNKLQNDSFDAKVTATIGIDYRIKNLILDSKCFALRLWDTAGQERYHSVTKQFFRKADGVVLMYDITSEYSFTDVRYWLNCVQEGAGAGVVILLLGNKIDCSVERRVSVANGTYLAKVYGLPFYECSAASGYNVRESIVQLVRLMKTQEDQLKKKALDLPVQVKSKRSCCL; translated from the exons ATGAAGGATAGAATATCCCAACTGTACAGTGAAGACAG AGACACAGAAATGGAGGGAGACACCAGCAAGGATCCTCACTCTGCGCAG GATCCTGTGAATTTAGATGAGATGATCTTCTCTCAACAGGAGGTGAACATGGAATATATTCTGAATGAGGATAAAATGGATAGTTCTATACAACA GATATCTGATGAGGTGACATCAATGACTGAAGCTGATGTAGAATCCTGTAGAAGAGTGATTTCCACTGAAGAGGATTCTTTGATAGAGCCTTTTGTAGATGAAGATCAATACTTCCCACAGGAGCCTTCAGATACAAATTCTTTGTTTAAAGAGTTGAATGAGGCTATTGCAGCACAGAACAAAATGTCTGGGTCCCATTATCAAGAAATAGATGATTTTGGTTTTCAACAAGAGCCCTTGGATCATATTAAATATCATGAAAATTCTCAACAAAATATAATGCCTCTGTCTCCAATAAAAGAATGCTCAACAAACAAAACCGTACAAAATAGAATTTCTGAAGGGGCTATATCAGAGGCAGGTGGTCGTACACCAGTTCGTGTACAAGTCAGAGATCTGAAGATGAAGAGAGCGAATTTTTCTAAAATCAGAAAGGAAGTCAAAACTACAGAGCCTACATTGACAGAAGGGTTTGCTTCCATGATTCAACCTTTTGTCTATTCAGACTTGGCAATACAAGTCAGTGACTACAAGAAAAGCCCAATTGAAAGTGGAATTCTACTTTTAGAAGGGGAAACCCAACCTGAACATAAGaagaaagttttaaaatacagtaataccATTCAGGTTCCACAGTTATCCACTGAAGAAGGTGTGGCAAACCAGTCTGCAAAAATGAAAATTCTAGATAGAAAGGTCTCTCAGACTATGAAAAATGTGCCATCAGAGTATTTTCTGCCCAAGGTGGCTCTACCCAAGTTACCTGCAAAATATAATCCAAGCAGTCAGTTACAGAATATGTTTGGACCAGGAACGCGCATAGAACTTGCTGAAAGGCTAAAGATGTCCTCATCAGAAGACAGAAGAAAAAGATGGATTGGTCCATCTGAGTGTAAGAAGAATCAAGAGGTCAGTGCAGAATTTAATGAAGAAACCAGTGTTAGAACAGAAGTTTGTGATTGCCAGATGAATAAAGAAACTTCTAAAGACACGGCCATTCTGTATTCTCATCCAGATCACTTTTATAATGTGCTATTTGTAGGAGATTCTAATGTTGGCAAAACTTCCTTTTTAAACAAGTTGCAAAATGATTCTTTTGACGCAAAAGTGACTGCAACTATAG GAATAGACTATCGGATCAAAAACCTGATTTTGGATAGCAAATGCTTTGCTTTACGTCTGTGGGACACAGCTGGACAAGAAAG ATATCACAGTGTCACCAAACAGTTTTTCCGAAAGGCTGATGGAGTTGTTTTGATGTATGACATCACCTCAGAATACAGTTTTACAGATGTGCGGTACTGGCTGAACTGTGTCCAG gaaggagctggagctggagtcgTCATCCTTCTGCTTGGTAACAAAATAGACTGTAGTGTGGAAAGGAGAGTATCTGTAGCGAATGGAACATACTTGGCCAAG GTGTATGGACTTCCATTTTATGAATGCAGTGCTGCTTCAGGTTACAATGTCAGAGAATCCATAGTACAGTTAGTCAG GTTGATGAAAACTCAGGAAGACCAATTAAAAAAGAAGGCTCTAGACTTGCCAGTGCAAGTTAAAAGTAAGAGAAGTTGTTGTTTATAA